A stretch of the Nicotiana tabacum cultivar K326 chromosome 6, ASM71507v2, whole genome shotgun sequence genome encodes the following:
- the LOC107777775 gene encoding ADP-glucose phosphorylase-like: MAEAEAPNRSPEIRKDRIHNRWVLFSPARSRRPSDFKAKSNPQPNNKTECPFCAGHEHECAPEIFRVPANSTADWKIRVIQNLFPAVSRELDFQNPVSALGDVAVSGFGFHDVVIESPVHSVNMSDLSPSQVGEVMLAFKKRVEQLQNYDNVKYVQVFKNHGASAGASMSHSHSQMIALPIVPPTVSARLDSMREYYKQTGKCSLCDIQPNELLIDQSAHFISLVPFAATFAFEIWIIPRDHSSHFHELDNEKANDLGGLLKLMLLKMSLQLNNPPFNLLIHTSPFQVDPSYAPSTHWFLQIAPHLSGVGGFEIATGCHINPVFPEDAAKILRDVRILN; this comes from the exons ATGGCGGAGGCAGAAGCACCAAATCGGAGCCCCGAAATTCGGAAAGACAGAATCCACAACAGGTGGGTCCTATTCTCGCCGGCGAGATCACGGCGGCCGTCTGACTTCAAGGCAAAATCGAACCCACAACCGAACAATAAAACAGAATGCCCATTTTGCGCCGGCCACGAGCACGAGTGTGCGCCGGAGATTTTTCGTGTGCCGGCAAATTCCACCGCCGATTGGAAAATCAGAGTTATCCAAAATCTCTTTCCGGCAGTCAGCAGAGAATTGGACTTCCAAAATCCGGTTTCTGCCCTCGGGGACGTAGCTGTTAGTGGGTTCGGGTTTCACGATGTGGTTATTGAATCGCCGGTTCATTCAGTAAATATGAGCGATCTTTCTCCGTCACAAGTTGGGGAAGTTATGCTGGCTTTTAAGAAGCGGGTCGAGCAGCTCCAGAATTATGATAATGTCAAATATGTTCAG GTGTTCAAAAACCATGGAGCCTCTGCTGGTGCTTCAATGAGCCACTCTCACAGCCAGATGATTGCTCTTCCCATTGTTCCTCCAACAGTTTCTGCTCGTCTTGACAGTATGAGGGAATACTACAAGCAGACTGGGAAATGCAGCCTGTGTGATATTCAACCAAATGAATTGTTAATTGATCAATCAGCCCATTTCATATCATTGGTTCCCTTTGCTGCAACTTTTGCTTTTGAGATTTGGATAATTCCTCGTGATCACTCCTCTCATTTTCATGAACTCGATAATGAAAAG GCAAATGATCTTGGAGGGTTGTTGAAACTCATGCTTTTGAAGATGTCTTTGCAGTTGAACAATCCACCATTCAACCTCCTTATTCATACCTCCCCATTTCAAGTAGATCCCTCATATGCTCCTTCCACACACTGGTTTTTACAAATAGCTCCCCATTTGAGTGGAGTTGGTGGATTCGAGATAGCAACCGGATGTCACATAAATCCTGTTTTCCCAGAGGATGCTGCCAAAATTCTGAGGGATGTGAGAATCCTTAATTAA